The segment AACTAGCGAGATGAATCTGCCCCTTACCTACGATAGTGGTTGCAGCAAAAATCGCGGCGGTGAAGATCAGATTTCGATTTCTAACCTTATGAGTAGTGATATCGACTATTGAGATATAGAGCGATGAGATGAGAAGGAGCGCATACACACCGTGACGCTAATCGCTAGATAACCCGAATTTACATCTTTCGCAGAATCTGTGAATTACTTCGAAGCGTTGGTTAGCGCCAGTCTTAGCTCGCTATCGATAATCTTTTGGCCAAGTGGATAAACAGCGTTTATCTGGTCGATACCCTGATATAGAAGTAGTTCCAATCCACTGATCACCTTACCGCCAGCATCAGACCAGCGACGCGCAAGAAGTGTTGGCCAAGGTTTATAGAGAACATCGAAGAGCAGGCCTTCGACCTTAGAAGGAATATTATCGGCAACTAAATCCGCCGCACCTGAAGGAGTTGTGTTTACTACTAGATCGAAATTGCGAAGATCAATTTGATCATCCCAAGCAATAAACTCCGGCGCTAATTTTCTAAAGCAAGCCGCTATTCCAACATTTCGCCTAACGCTTCTTCCCATAATTGCGACGCTGTCTGCGATCTCATCGAGGGCTCCCGCCACTGCTCGAGCGGTTCCACCGGCTCCTAATATCAAAACCGAATTGAAATGATCGTATCCAGCATTGGCAAGTGCTTTAACAAATCCTGAGCCGTCTGTACTGGTCGCACTCCAACCCGAACCATTTCTGACAAGAGTGTTAACAGATTGAATTCGCAACGCAAGCTCATCAACGGTAATCCCAGAACTTTCGGCGATAACCAATACTTCTTCCTTTAAAGGCATAGTAAGTGAGAGGTAGTCATAGTCAGCGCCTTGGCTTTTAAGAAATTCTGCTAAGCCGCCACTTGCTACTTCAATGGCTTCATAGCTTCCTGCGATACCAAGCAAATCGAAGGCTTTGGCATGCAATACGGGCGAAAGAGAGTGCGCAATTGGAAAGCCAAGTACGGCAGCTTTTAAACTCTTATCTGACATGTCCTAATCACTCCTTACTCTCAAATAGCCCAGCACGTAGATTCTTCTTGTATTCAACTTTCCATAAGCCAAACTCTTCAAATGATGAGGTAAATCTAGTGTCATTTGGTGCAACGGTGATGAAGTAAATCCAGTCCCCCGGTTCAGGGTTAACTGCAGCCAACAAGGCTTGCTTACCTGGGTTTCCTATCGGTCCAGGAGGAAGGCCATATTTTCTGTAGGTGTTATATGGCGAATTCAACAAAGTCGACTTGGTGCTCAAAAAGATATTGCCCCGCAACTTCTGGACATAATGAATTGTTGAATCCATCTGCAGGGGCATGCCCTTCTCCAAACGATTTCGAATAACTCGCGATACTTTCGTGAAATCCGCCAGACCGCCTTCCGCCTGAATAATCGAAGCGATTGTTAAAAGCTCTTGCGCGCTGAATTTTCCTGGAGCTTCTAGAAACCCTACGCTCTTCATTTCAGTCTGAGCCCGTTCAACCATAGTCGCAATTGCAACGGATGCAGTCGTGCCCTTGGCAAATGAGTACTGCGCAGGGAAGAGAAGTCCTTCAAGTGATTTGTATCCCACCGGCAACTTCAATTGAGCGAGGGCTTCTTTTATCTCAGAACGTGAGTATCCAGCTTTAACCATATCTTCAAAGACTTCAGAGTTCCATTCACCTTCAACGATATTGATTAGCCCCGCGATTCGCTTGCTATCTAGAAGTTGTTCGAGGGCATCCTTTGCGCAAAGTTCGGGCGAGATCATATGTAAACCTGGTGCAATTTTGGCGGCACGAGCATCTCCAACTGCCACACCGAAGAAAGCCCTTGAAGATTTGACAACGCCTTTCTCAAAAAGTTGAGACGCAATATCAGAACCAGTTGCCCCTGCACCGATCTCTATCGCAATATCTGCCTCTGTTATTTTCTTACCAGCTGAAGATTCATCGGAACAGGAGAAATCAGGTGCCGCTGATGTCTTGCGAAGTTCGTGAACTCCCCCAGTGAAGACGAATACAAATGCGAGTGCTAAAGCAACGCGAATAAGCGCCTTTCTATCTCTTATCAAGTGCTAGCCCTTGTTCAAGAATCGCAACTGCGGCAGCACAATCAATAAGAGTTTTTGCGCTTTTGGCATCGATTCCGGCATCTCGTAACTGGCGACTTGCCGAAACAGTTGATAGCCGTTCATCAACCATCGAAATTTCAATATCGAATCTAGCGCTAAGTCTTTCTGCAAACTTCAAAGCTTTCTCCGCTGAAGATGAATCAGCGCCACTAAGTTGCTTCGGCTCTCCCACGTAAAACTTAACAGGCTCGTACTCTTGAACAAGTTCGTTGATTTTGACTAACAAATTGGGGTCTTTACTCTGTAGAACTTCTAACGGCGTCGCCAATAAACCATCAGGATCACAGATTGCTACACCGATACGGACATCGCCATAATCAAATGCGATCCTCCGGCCTAGCCTTGCCATTACTTCCCGCTTATTGCGAGTTCAATCGCTTGCAGCGCTTTATCAATCGCAGAAATATCAGTTCCGCCACCTTGTGCGAAATCATCTTTGCCGCCGCCGCCACCGCCCAGAACGGTTGAACCGATCTTGACTAAGGCACCAGCTTTCACTCCACGTGCCCGAGCGGCATCGCTTGCAGCAACGACTAGAACGGGTTTTCCATCAACGACACTTACCAAGGCTACGACGCTATCGATATCACGGTTGCGCAGTTCAAGCGCAATTTTACGAAGATCATCTACCGCTATCCCATCTGGAATGCGATTAGCAATCAACGTTGCGCCACCAATCTTCTTTGCACCCGCAGCAAACTTTGAAATATCAGCCATTGCCGCAGCGGATCTAACCTGCGCTAGCTCTTTCTCGATCTCTTTAAACTTAGTAAGAAGATCTGAGATTCGTTCTGGAAGTTCCTCTGCGCGCGAGCCTTTGATCAGCGATGTTAACGAATTGAGCAAGATATGTTCGCGGGCCAGGAATCGGTAAGCATCCACGCCAACTAGGGCTTCAACGCGACGTACGCCAGCGCCAATTGAGGACTCACTTAACAGCTTTACAACACCTAATTGCCCAGAGCGCTGGACATGTGTGCCACCGCAGAGTTCGCGCGCCCAATCTCCAACGGACACGACGCGAACGCGATCTCCGTATTTTTCGCCGAAGAGCGCCATTGCGCCCAACTTCTTCGCTTCATCTTGCGACATTACTTCCGCGCTTACTTCAAGATTATCTAGTAAAAGCGTATTTACGCGCGCTTCAACGTCATTGAGTACTGCTTCAGAGACCGCCCCTGTTGAAGGGAAGTCGAAACGAAAACGTCCTGGTGAGTTCTCCGAACCTGCCTGAGTTGCAGTCTCACCCAATATTTCGCGGAAAGCTTTATGAACCATATGGGTTGCAGTGTGTGCGCGAGAGATTCCATCTCGACGTTCTTGATCGATTGTTGCTAGACCCTTAACCCCTACTCCAACTTCACCCGAGATAACTCGACCACGATGTACGGATAATCCGGTAACAGGTGCTTGAACATCTTCAATTTCAATAACCGCACCATTACTTAAGACAATGCGTCCACCATCGGCTAACTGTCCACCGCCTTCAGCGTAGAAAGGGGTGCGATCTAGAACTATCTCGACATCGCTTCCTGATTGCGCAGATGTTACGGATATGCCGTCAACCAAAATTCCATTGACCTGAGATTCAGTCTCGGTCTTTATATAACCGAGGAATTCTGATGCGCCCTTACTGTCGGCGATCTTCTTGTATTCACTCAAATCAGTGTGACCGCTCTTCTTCGCCTTGGCATCGGCCTTCGCGCGATCACGTTGTTCTTTCATTAGGCGCGTGAAACCGGCCTCATCGACTTCTAAACCTTCTTCGCGCGCCATTTCAAGAGTGAGATCAAAAGGGAATCCATAAGTGTCATGCAATTTGAAGACTTCTTCGCCAGGCAGTACCGATTTCTTAGACTTCTTTAGTTCAGTTGAAGCCATGTCAAAGATCTGGGTTCCGCTCTTTAGCGTCTGCAGGAATGACTCTTCCTCTGAGACTGAAACCGACAAGATTCGTTTCTTATCTGTAACTAGCTCTGGATACTGCGGCCCCATTGCGCCGATGGCTGCAACGGTGAGCTCAGACATGATCGGATCATTGGTACCCAGCAAGCGCATATTTCTAATTGTGCGACGCATCATGCGACGCAGGACATAGCCACGACCTTCATTGCCAGGAGTTACTCCATCGCCAATCAACATCGCAGA is part of the Candidatus Planktophila lacus genome and harbors:
- a CDS encoding shikimate dehydrogenase family protein; its protein translation is MSDKSLKAAVLGFPIAHSLSPVLHAKAFDLLGIAGSYEAIEVASGGLAEFLKSQGADYDYLSLTMPLKEEVLVIAESSGITVDELALRIQSVNTLVRNGSGWSATSTDGSGFVKALANAGYDHFNSVLILGAGGTARAVAGALDEIADSVAIMGRSVRRNVGIAACFRKLAPEFIAWDDQIDLRNFDLVVNTTPSGAADLVADNIPSKVEGLLFDVLYKPWPTLLARRWSDAGGKVISGLELLLYQGIDQINAVYPLGQKIIDSELRLALTNASK
- the mltG gene encoding endolytic transglycosylase MltG, with translation MIRDRKALIRVALALAFVFVFTGGVHELRKTSAAPDFSCSDESSAGKKITEADIAIEIGAGATGSDIASQLFEKGVVKSSRAFFGVAVGDARAAKIAPGLHMISPELCAKDALEQLLDSKRIAGLINIVEGEWNSEVFEDMVKAGYSRSEIKEALAQLKLPVGYKSLEGLLFPAQYSFAKGTTASVAIATMVERAQTEMKSVGFLEAPGKFSAQELLTIASIIQAEGGLADFTKVSRVIRNRLEKGMPLQMDSTIHYVQKLRGNIFLSTKSTLLNSPYNTYRKYGLPPGPIGNPGKQALLAAVNPEPGDWIYFITVAPNDTRFTSSFEEFGLWKVEYKKNLRAGLFESKE
- the ruvX gene encoding Holliday junction resolvase RuvX, which encodes MARLGRRIAFDYGDVRIGVAICDPDGLLATPLEVLQSKDPNLLVKINELVQEYEPVKFYVGEPKQLSGADSSSAEKALKFAERLSARFDIEISMVDERLSTVSASRQLRDAGIDAKSAKTLIDCAAAVAILEQGLALDKR
- the alaS gene encoding alanine--tRNA ligase yields the protein MESAEIRSRWLRFFESGNREGLTHTVVPSASLIADDPNLLLVNAGMVPFKPYFLGEVTPPFKRATSVQKCVRTLDIDEVGKTTRHASFFQMCGNFSFGDYFKEGAIALAWDLLTRPISDGGYGFPEDKLWVTVYLTDDEAADIWHKKIGIPKERIQRRDMADNFWSMGVPGPCGPCSEIYFDRGPAYGKDGGPIADENRYLEIWNLVFMQNERGAGGGKDSYPILGELPAKSIDTGLGLERTAALLQGVENIYEIDTTMQILNKAMELTGVKYGSSEKSDVALRVIADHARTSAMLIGDGVTPGNEGRGYVLRRMMRRTIRNMRLLGTNDPIMSELTVAAIGAMGPQYPELVTDKKRILSVSVSEEESFLQTLKSGTQIFDMASTELKKSKKSVLPGEEVFKLHDTYGFPFDLTLEMAREEGLEVDEAGFTRLMKEQRDRAKADAKAKKSGHTDLSEYKKIADSKGASEFLGYIKTETESQVNGILVDGISVTSAQSGSDVEIVLDRTPFYAEGGGQLADGGRIVLSNGAVIEIEDVQAPVTGLSVHRGRVISGEVGVGVKGLATIDQERRDGISRAHTATHMVHKAFREILGETATQAGSENSPGRFRFDFPSTGAVSEAVLNDVEARVNTLLLDNLEVSAEVMSQDEAKKLGAMALFGEKYGDRVRVVSVGDWARELCGGTHVQRSGQLGVVKLLSESSIGAGVRRVEALVGVDAYRFLAREHILLNSLTSLIKGSRAEELPERISDLLTKFKEIEKELAQVRSAAAMADISKFAAGAKKIGGATLIANRIPDGIAVDDLRKIALELRNRDIDSVVALVSVVDGKPVLVVAASDAARARGVKAGALVKIGSTVLGGGGGGKDDFAQGGGTDISAIDKALQAIELAISGK